A stretch of DNA from Desulfosarcina ovata subsp. ovata:
TATTTTTGAATGTTCATAATGTTATAGTGTCAACTTTAAATTGTTATATAGTTGACACTATAACATTTAAACCGCAGAGCGTCAAACAATCAAAGTCCTGTAACGCACCATATTTTAATAGTTTATTGTCGCAAACAATATTTTTAATAGATATTTGGATAAATTTAAAATGTTAGCATATCACCTTAATAGACGAAGTTATTTATAGGCTGTTCCTTAGGCCACGCGGAAGTCTTTCCGGTCTTAATTCCATTGATCCCGGGATTTATTGAGTTCCTCTTCGTATCCGCGCCAAATTTCCGATCCGCATGCATCGAGGGCCTCGGTCGCTGAAACGGCAGCTTTGACGATCACGATTTCATTGTCCCGGATGGATATTTCCAATTCGTCGCCCGGCTTTATTTGAAGCTTTTTTCTTATTGCTGCCGGTAAAACGATCTGGGATTTGCTGCTGACTCTGGCAAGTGGCATGTGCTCGACCTCCATTTTGTCTTAGGCGATTTCTGTCAAAGAATATACCCGCCTGCTTGTCTTTTCATCGGTCTTCTGCGTTGGGCTTTTCCACACATAGCCCCACTATGCGTAAAAAAGCCCGCCTTGAATACGAATGAAAATCCTGGCGCAGCCTGGTATATTCTTTTCCGCCAATCGCCTTACCAGAAAGTAAAGCGATCTAATCGCGGTGTCAAGCATTCTTTCCCATTGAGTAGTACCGGCCCCGCTATCCAAGTGACGGAAAAAGTGATCGCATTTCATCCACAAGATGATCGACAATACTCTGGAGCCAGGCTGAGCCAATATTCTGTTCCCGTCCATCGAGATCCAGGATTACATCAAGATAGGAACCGTTTGTCGATAGGCGTTTTTGTTCGATCAGAGCGATGAAATCGTTACTGCCCTGCTCGTCGATTTCACGCAAAACCGTTTCGATGACGCTGTCGATTTCATTTCGTTTGGCATAAAGATCATCTTTTTGAGCCAGTAGGGCGGCGGATGCGCCCTCCCCTGCATGACGGCGATACAGACCGGCGGAAGCTTTCAATTTTTCGCAGAAAGCATAAAATCGCCTTACCCGTTCAAAAATAGCCATCTTGAGTATATCGACGAGGCCGTGGAACAGTGCATCCGGGAAACGATTCCCGACAAACTGTTTGCGGACATGTTTGTACCAGGCCATCAGCGCCACCAGGTTGCCCAGGTAGATAAAATTGTTCATCGCCTGGCGCTTGACACTCCGGTAGATACCGGTGGTGTAAGGCACGCTCCCGCCCCTGCCCCCGCCTTCGAATACCAGCCGATCCGGTTTGAGCTGATCCTTGCGATAAATCGATCCAGCAGCGATGACCGTGCCATAGGCGATGCGGCAAGGACCGACCAGACCGCCCTGCCCGCCCAGGAAAATGGGTGCCTGATTCAGCATGACGCCACCCGGTACGTCGCCAATCAGCGATGCCGTGGCCTTGTCCTGGTTAGGGGTATAGTTGAAGTGGATGTAGGAGCTGCCCACCTCGCTGTGATTTTTCCGGCTGGTGCCGCCCGCCATAAAGCAGTCGCAGAAATTGATTAGGCTGCCCAGGGTGACGAAGGGAAAGAGGATCGTCTGTTTCAGACCGACGGTATGGGCAATGCTGGCCTGCTCCTCAAAAATGGTCCCGGCGCGCACATGGGCACCAAAACCGGCCTCGGCACCTTCCAGAAAAACGGCGTTTTCGAAATAACCGCCTTTCAGTTTGACATGGGGACCGACGTAGCAGTTTTTGATGGTGACGGGAGCTTCGTATCCCAGTTGGACGCCCTCGCAGATCAGGGTTTTTTCGCCGAAAATTTTGCAGCCGGTGTGAATGGCAACGCCTTTGGCTTTGATACGATCAAATTCGACATCGTCTCCGATCCGCACACTTTCCGGGTTGGTGATCTGTACGCCCTTTTTGATCAAACGGTCAATCATCGCGGCCCGTTTTCTCCTCACTCTATTTACAATCGACGTAACGTTTGGAATAGGAAATGATTTGATCAACGCTTTTCAGCAGCACCGGTGCCAATTCCAAAACACTTTCAAAGATTCGGTAGATTGTTTCGGATTTATACTCGTGGGCAATTTCGTTTCGAAGCAACCGAATTTGAATGAAATCCTCCGCGTTATCAATCAGCCCTTTTTTTTCAGCCCGGTTGATGCGATCGCGGACGGTTCCGGGTGCTTCCAGCTCCAGTACATCGAAATATCTGAAAATTTTTTGGATGACGATATCACTGAGCCTGGCGAATCTTCCGGTCAGTGCCTCGAAGCTTTCCAACGCTTCATTGGACAGCCCCGACTGTACACCGATCCGGGCACACTTTTCATAGGAATATGCCAACACTTCACAAGCGTTGTTTAACTCCTTTAATTCTTCCTGCATGGCTGCTTTTACATTTTTCAATTCAGCCGAACCCCCGTATCCAAGGCGATTTTGACAAAGGGATCGCTCTCGTCCCTTGCAATGAGCAAATCGATTTTTTGATCTTCCATGGTTTCGAATAAATTGGCTTTAATTTTCAGCTTGTCCTTGAACGTCAGACAATCGGATAAAATCAGGATGTCAATATCCCCACCCTTTTGCCGGTCATCAACTCTGGATCCGAACAGATAAATCCGTGCCTTTGCATCCAGGTTGAGCACCGCACCGACGATGATTTTTTTTTCCTCCGAAGACAATCGCATGTTTATTTACGTTGGCATCATCCGTTTTCGTTTAAACCATGGGAATTTTTTGCCGCTCCAGATCGACGTCCTTCAGACGAATTAAAAATGATTTCAAAAACAATCCATTGTCACGACAAACCCGTGCTGCGTCGCAATAGGTGGCATTTGGCTACAAAACGCCAGCTCACTTTGAATAGATCATGAAATCAACAGACAGCTTCATCATCCGACATCTTATATTCGGGAACAATTTCTTTTAGGATGTTTTTTATCCCTTGGGCATTGTGACTGCCTGCCTGTAAGCAGAGTTCTTGAAGCTTTTCATCAAACCATTTGATATCAAAAACATTCGATCCGTTTCTTAACACAAGAATTTTTTTATGATCGGTTTTGACAATTCCTTCCCCCTCAGTAATCAATTCTTCATATAGCTTTTCACCTGGACGAAGGCCTGTAAATTTGATTTCTATTTCCTTATCTGGAATTTTCCCAGACAACTTGATTAGATCCCGAGCCATGTCTACAATTTTAATAGGCGTTCCCATCTCAAGGATGAAGATTTCACATTTATCCCCCATGGTGAAAGCCTGTAAAATTAATTGCGCAGCCTCTTCGATGGTCATAAAGTAACGTGTGATTTCCGGATGGGTGATGGTGACCGGCCCCCCTTTTCTTATTTGTTTAAGAAATAGGGGAATTACCGATCCAGAGCTTCCGATGACATTGCCAAAGCGAACCGCCATGAATTTTGTCTCGCCGCAATTTTGGAATTGAACGATCTTTTCTGCCACACGTTTTGAGGCCCCCATAATGTTGGTAGGCCTGACCGCCTTGTCTGTCGAAACAAGAACGAATCGTTTCACTTTATGTTTTATTGCCGCCCCAACCATTGTATTCGTACCGATTATGTTTGAGAATACACCCTCCCAAGGATTTCTTTCCACGAGGGGAACGTGTTTATACGCTGCTGCATGAAAAATGACATCAGGTGAGTATTTTTTAAGTATAGCATCTACTAATTTTTTGTCCTGAACCCGTCCAAGCACGGCACGATACTTTACATAAGTAATAACATGCTTCAATTCCATCTGAATGGCATACAGATTCGACTCGCTTGCATCAAAAAGCACAACCAATGCTGGCTTATACTTGCAGACCTGCCGGCATAATTCGGATCCAATCGATCCGCCGGCACCGGTGACTATGATTACTTTCTCGGTTAGCAGTTCAGAGATTTTATCATTTTCAAGTTCGACAACCGGCCTTCCAAGAAGATCCTTGTAAGATATATCACGAACCGACTTGATGCTAACCTTGCCGTCGATGATTTCACTCAAACTGGGCAATGTTCTGTATTTAACATTTGTGCTCTCGCACATCTGGACGATTTTCCGCATAGCCTCGGCGGTTACTTGGTGAATGGCAATTATTATCTCATCAACCTTCAGTGTATCGATAACTTCCGGTAACGCATTTATTTTCCCGACAATCTTTACACCATGGAGAATCATTCCATTTTTCTTTTGATCGTCATCCAATAATCCGACAATTTTATAATTTAGCGATGGATTATCTTTGATTTCTCTGATAATTCTCTCAGCCGCATCACCAGCGCCGATGATCAATATTCTTTTCTGTTTGCTTTTTCCATCTCTTAACAATTGAACTGTTCCCGTTGAACCGATCAAAAGAATTCTAATGGCCAGACGACTTCCACCAATAAAAATCAAAGAAAAAATTGCATCAATAACAAAAACACTTCGGGAGAACCCTTCAAATCGACTGAGCATGAGTAGTGTTATTATGATTACAGCCGAACTGATTAATATTGCCTTTGTAACGTTCAGAAGATCCACAATACTTGTGTATCGCCACATCCCCCTATATAGATTGAAAAAATAAAATACAATCAACTTAAAAATTAAAATTGGAAATATCGTTTGTTTAATGATTGTTATCTCTTCTATCCCAATTTGCCCTTCGAACCGGATTGCATAGGCGATAAGATAGGAAAGTGTAAGCAGTACAATATCCGACAAGACCAGCACATAAAAATTCTTACTGGAAGCTAACCTGTTCATATTGTTTGTTATTCCTAATTTCTTATTTTTTTATGACTTTTGGCTTTTATTTCTTCATATCTCACGCCCAATTTCTTCCGAATGATATAGTTTGCGATGATAAATACAGCCAAAAAACAACTTAGTATTAGGATCACATAAGAAACACCGAAAGGTCTGGTAAACAATATAGAAAGCCCTACAATCAACTGCAACAATCCATAGCCTATGGAAACCTTCCAATGTTCAATACTCATCTCATTTGCCAACAACTGATAAAAGTGTCTCCTGTGGGCTTTAAAAAAATTTTCTCCGTCCTTCAGGCGGATTGCCATTGTAACAAATTCATCTGCATAAAACGGAAACAAAAAACCGGTAAGACATACAAAATCAAGAAAATTGTCAGAAAGCATAACTACAAACGAGGAAAAAACAAATCCAATCAAAATACTACCGACATCCCCCATAAATACTTTAGCTTTTGGAAAATTGAAAGGCATAAAACCAAGGCATGAAAAAATAATACTTACCGACAATATTGTTAATTTGTTATTACTATGAGAATCAAGATTATAATATGTAAGCAGACTAAATCCTACTATAGCTGTAATGGCAGCAATACCGTTAATGCCATCCATAAAGTTATACCAGTTGGTAGTAGCGACAATAAACAAAACAAAAAAAAGAATGGCAGGTATAGGGTAAGAGGTATGAGTATATTGGTGAGAAAAAACTAAAAAAATGATTGCCGAAATAAACTGAACAGTCAGGCGAAGTTTTGGGGATATCTCTTTTCGATCACCCAAAAGGCTTATAAAAGAAAGGGCGGTTGCCGCTCCCCAAAAAGCAGGAGTTATCTTGGCAGATATGGAGGAAATAACAATTGCAGCCAATATACCAATTCCACCACCTTTTGGAATAACTCCTTTATGCGAACTCCTATCATTTGAATGGTCTAAGAGATCAATGGTGCCTGCATACCGCAATATTAACCATGCCCCCAAACTTCCTAAAAAAATATATATAAGAAGCAAAAATAATATCATTGAAATCTTCGATCAACTATTGTTCGATAGAACTGAACTTAAATTGTGTTTATGTTTAAATCCCGTTTGCAGCATCCGGGTATTATCAAAAACTAAACTATTGGCAACTTTTGAATAGCACGAGTGAAACCATAATTTTTGTTTCCTAAAAAATATTCCTGCTAAACGAGTTAGTAACCAAACCATAGATAAGGGCATAGGAATTACAGGTTTATAGCTGTAAATCTTATTCTTTTTAAAAACTTGAATAATATCATAAAAGGAGTAAGGACAATCATCACTCATGTTTATTATATCTAGGCTGCGATCATCGTCTCGTATCTGAAGTGTATATTCTATAAAATCTAAAATGTTAGGCTTTGCAAGTGCAGACATCGTCTGCTGTCCGTTTCCAAACATAACATAGAAAATTTTTTTTGGTCCGAATATACGTCTTTCCAGATTTAATCGAAAATTTTTGTCATATACGGGTGATAGGCGTAGAATTGTAAGTTTATGAATCAATCCTTTTTCATATAAATCTATAAGACGATACTCTGCATCCAACTTGCTTAAAGCATAATCACTTGAGGGATTATATTTGGAATCCTCACAAACAGGCTGTATCAAGTCTGTTTCACCATAAACGGAAATTGTAGATAAAAAAATGAAGTGAAGATTATTATTAACGGCAGCAAGTGATGCTATCTTCTTGGTGGCTTCGCTGTTGACGTGCATATACGCAGTTTTATCAACTGAACCAACTTTTTGATGGGCAATTCCAGCACAATGAATAACAATATCAGGGGTGTATATTTTAAATAACAAAGAGATGGCTTCCATGTTTGTAATATCAATACTCTCCCAAACACTGTTTTCGTTCTTTAAAGGTGGTTTGCACTGATCCAAACAAATCATCCGATATGTACTGGATAATCTCTCTACTAAAGCAGACCCAATAAACCCTGCGGCCCCGGTTATCAGGATTTCGTTATTATTCATTTATTATTTTCTATTTTATAGTTAAAGAAAGGATGAGATGGTGATATTGTTCGGCTATGTGATCACGGGAATATCTCTCTTCAACATATTTACGGCCTGATAAACCCATACTATTTACTTGGCCACGATTTTTTTCGGCAGCTAAAATTGTTTTAGATAAATCATCGGGTGATCCGGCGTTAACAATATAGCCACAATGAGCTTCTTTAATTAAATTGGCCAGATCTGATTCCGGTTTGGTTAATGCCAGAACTGTGCGACCACAAGCCATAATACGGTAAACCTTGGATGGTATTGCTGCATCGGTTATCTCCTTCAATTGAGGAACGAGCGAAAGATCGGAAGACGCATATATTTGAGGCATTAAGGAATACGGTTGATAATCAAGAAATGTAAAGTTATTTAAAGATAATTCTTTTACTTTATTTTTCAGGCGGCCACTTAAAACTCCATCACCTAACATCAAAAAATGAATATTTTGATTTTGTCGCAAAATATCAGCGCATTCAATAAAAGTCTCAAGATCCTGCCCTGTACCCATGTTACCGGCATAACTGACAACGAATTTATCAGTTAAATTGTTTTTTTTGCTGAAATCATTTTTTTTAGGTTGAGGAAACAATTCACCGGTATCAACAAAGTTTGATATGAGATGCACTTTAGAAGCACTCACACCCTTTTTTAAAATTACTTTAGCCATGTTCGGTGCAATCACAGTCAGGGCCTTTGATTTTTTATACACAAACTTTTCCAGTGCATAAAGGATAGCGATAATAGGCTGATTTTTGATCACGCCTAGCTTGATAGCATAATCAGGATAAATCTCCTGCACGTTGTATATAAAATTACATTTATGAATAAGAGAAAATAAATAGGCATTTATCCCCATTGTAAGGGGGGGTGAGGGGACAATTAACATATCAGGATTCTTTAATAATTTTATGCTGGCAATCGTGTTTAAAAAATGAAAATTTAACCATGCCAAGAGTCTAACCAACACATTAGGCCCTTTTTTCAGCATCAATATATGATAAACTGGAATTCCATGATAATCACTTTTCTGTATTAACTTGCCAAAAAAGTTGCTTATTGGTTGTTTTGTCTCTGCTTTCAGGTCTCTGTTATAATGAGGGGTTGTTGTTATTACGTTTACGTCATGACCATATTTCTTCAACTCAATCGCCAACTCTCCCATTATTTGAGCTGTTGAAACACTATCAGGTGGGAATACTAAGCTTAAGAATGTTATTTTCGCCATATTACCTTATTTATATAGTCGGTGTAACTTAAAATGATGCGTGTAACCTTTTCTGAAACATTCAGTATTTCATAGTCTGCAACTATTTTATTATAGGCCTCTTCATTAATTTTCCTATATTCCAAAATACTTAAAGCACTTAAAATCGTATCGATGTTTAATCCCACCATCATCACAGACGCCTCCTCCATACCTTCAGGCCGTTCATGTGCTTCTCTGATATTCAAAGCGGACAGATTAAGGATAGAGGCTTCTTCAGTAATCGTTCCGCTATCTGACAACACAAAATTAGCACTTGTTTCCAGCTTTACGTAGTCTGAAAAACCAAAAGGTTTATGCAACTCGACCTTATGGTTTAGATCAACATTGTTTTCTTCTATCCGCTTGCGTGTGCGTGGATGCGTTGTGACAATTATTCTTTGATTGTATTTATCAACCAACCTATTCAGCAGATTCACAAATTTAAAAAAATTAAGATCTGAATCAATATTTTCTTCTCTGTGACAGCTGACCAATATGAAATCATTTTTTTTGAGACTAAGTTGGTCAATAATTTCCGAGGCTTTTATTTTGGTCATATAATAATGAATAACTTCATACATGGGACTTCCGGTCTTTATTATGCGATCAGGAGGTATACCCTCTCTTAGAAGATATTCACGTGATATTGTACTATATGGCATGTTAATATCACTTATGTGATCGACTATTTTTCGGTTTATTTCTTCAGGAACCCTTTGATCGAAACATCGGTTTCCTGCTTCCATATGAAAAACCGGTACCTTGCGACGTTTAGCTGGATAGGCTGCCAGACAACTATTTGTATCACCAAGTACTAAAAGAGCATCTGGTTTTTCCTTTTCTATAACTTTATCGACTTTATTTATTACCTGTCCAACGGTCTCACAAGCAGTTTGTCCGGCGGCATTTAGAAAATAATCCGGCTTTCGAATTTCGAGATCATCGAAAAAAACCTGATTTAATTCATAATCATAATTTTGACCGGTGTGAACTAAAATTTGGTCCATATCTCGGTCCAATACTGCCATTACTCGAGAAAGTCTTATTATTTCGGGCCTTGTACCGATAACTGTCATGACTTTCATGATTTGTTTCCCTTAATAACAGGTTCAAAAAATGTGTCCGGTGTGGAAGGATTAAAAATTTCATCAGCCCAAAAAAGTACAATCAGGTCTTTATTCCCTATATTTTCTATAGCGTGTGTATATCCAGGAGGTATATCAACCACTTTAAAATCTTTACCTGATACTGGGTATTCAATTATTTCATTCGTATAAATTTGCCGAAAACGAATTACCGCTTCCCCGTCTAATACTGCAAATTTTTCCACTTTTGTATCATGATAATGATCTCCGCGGGTAATACCGGGACGGGTTCTTGAAACAAATATCTGACCGGCAAAGTCGGATTTAAGCAATTCTGCCAGTTCTCCACGCTGATCGATTCGCTGTTCCAATGAATAGGCAAAGTCATCTTCCTGCATATAGGACAAATAAGTTGCATACAGGCACTTTTCTATTCTATCATTAAAGTCTGGAAGCTTTAGGGAAGTACGAGAATCCCGGAAAGACTGAATCGTATCAGCTAAATCCTTAAGGGAAATGTTATATACAGGCTTGACCGAATAGAAATTATTCCCTGTTTCAGTATATTCATGATTAATAACGTCAATAAAACTTCTAATAACATCGTCAATGTATACGAGATCTATCTTATGATTTGGATCAAAAATGGTTATTGGGAGGCCTCGCGCAATATTATAACAGAAAGTGGCCACAACAGAGTTGTAGTTCGGTCGGCACCATTTACCAAATACCCCGGGGAGTCTGAAAACAGCCACGGGAACATTGTAATTTTCTTTCAGCCTAAAGAATTCCTGCTCTGCAATCCTCTTGGAAATACCATACGGGTTGTCAAGTTCAGCTTGGATCGATGAAGCAAAAATGATTAGAGGCTGCCTTTTAATTTCGCATAATATATTACATATATGCTGAGAAAACAAGGAATTACCTTTTCGAAATTCATTATCGCGTTCAGGACGGTTTACACCAGCAAGATGAACGATTACGTCAGCTTTAATGAGGAAGGCTTTTAAATCATCATAATTTGAATCAATATCATACTCTGATATCTCGCAATCATTTAAACGTTTGAGGTTAATAATCAGGTTTCTTCCGATAAACCCGTTTGCACCAGTTACTAAAATATTCAATAGGAACTCCTGTTAATGAATAATATTATTATCAGTCATCAATTTTTTCACCACGTATGGCTTTTTTAATACATTCCAATTTCAATAACAAATCACACATCTCATCAACATTGAGTAGGACCGTATTATGGGAGTTATAATCTTGTTTCAAAGCGATTTCTTCCCTTCCTTCATCAAAATATACGGAATAATTCAAATTACGGTTATCAGCTGGGACACGATAATATCCTCCTAAATCTTCTGCAACCGACATTTCTTCTCTATTTAACAATGTCTCGTAAAGTTTTTCACCATGCCGTGTTCCAATTACTTTTATTGGATTGTCTGCATTTAATAAACGTTTGATAGCTTCAGCCAAAACACCGATTGTGCATGAAGGTGATTTTTGAACGAAAATGTCGCCTGGATTTCCATGCTGAAACGCATAAATAACCAGCTCTACAGCATCTTCAATTGTCATCATAAAACGTGTCATATTGGGATCGGTTAATGTTAGTGGCTCACTATTTTGAATTTGCCGGATAAACAAGGGGATAACCGACCCACGACTAGCCATGACATTCCCATAACGTGTGCAGCTGATTACGGTATCTCCATTTGCCACTCTGGATTTGGCGACAGCAATTTTTTCCATCATGGCTTTTGATATTCCCATGGCATTAATCGGATAAACAGCCTTATCAGTGCTCAATACAATTACACGTTTAACGTAAGCTTCCATTGCGGCTCTAAGCATATATTCCGTACCCATTGCGTTCGTTTTCAAAGCCTCAACGGGAAAAAACTCGCAAGACGGAACCTGCTTGAGTGCTGCAGCGTGAAAAACAAAATCAACTCCCCTTAGCGCATCTTTTAAGCTGCTTTCGTTCCGAACATTCCCGATGTAAAATCGAAGATTTGGGTTTGGATATTGATGGCGCATATCATCCTGTTTTTTTTCGTCTCGTGAAAAAATTCTGATTTCGCCGATATTTGTATCGAGAAAACGACGAAGCACGGCATTCCCAAACGTACCTGTCCCACCGGTAATTAATAACACCTTATTATCAAACATATATTCTTTCCATATCAAACGTGATGTCGAGGCCACTTGTATCTATGACCAGTTTCGTATAAATTTGATTGTTATCTTATTGCTTTATTAACTCAAAAAGCTAAATATTCTTTTCAAGAATGATTTTATAAATTTCTTTATGCTTTTGGGCAGCGGCGTCAATGCCTAAATATTTGACAGCATATCTTCTGGCATTTTTACCGAATTTTTTTCTCAAATCAGGCTGGTTTATCAAGTCCAGTGTCCTGTTTGCCAGGGCGTTTGAATCCCTAACAGGGACAACAAATCCGGATACGCCGTTTTTCAGGTGTTGATTGACGGAACCCACGTCAGTCGTCACGATAGGTTTGGCCATGGCCATTGCCTCCCATATTGATGTGGGACTGGCCTCGGTAACAGAAGAAAACAGACAAATATCAAGCTTTGAAATAAACTCGGGAACATCTTCTATAAGGCCGCAAAATGTTATTTTTCCGGCCTCGGAAAAGTTGTTTAGTTTTCTCTGAATCATTTCAAAATATTGTTTCTGGCTATTTAAAATAGCTCCAGCGATAAGAAATCTTACATTTGGGCACCGGTTGATCACCTCAATAGCCGTATCGACAAAATACTCCAGCCCCTTTGCAGGATTCACGCTTGAAACCGTTCCAATGACAACATCTTCATTTTTCCCTCTTACATGCTCTGAATAATTGGAAGGATCGAAAAGGGTCATATCAACAGGCGCATGAACCTCCTGGACAGGCTTTTCAGCCAGTGACCTCCCTTTGATATAGTAAGAAAACACTCTTTTCCCGGCTATGATAAATCCGTCTGCACATATAGGAGCGACACAATGAAACACTTTTTTTAAAATTGATGGCGCATAGGTATCATTCAGATGCCAAACAACCGGGTTCCCGGATAACCTTGCTGCAATTGCCGCTTTAAACTGGTATGATCCGTTAACATGAATCAAGTCAAAAGTATTCTTTCTGAAAAATCTCCAGAGACAATAGATTTCAATAAAAAAACAAAATATATACTTGGCGAGGATTTGCTTTTCCTTGCTCAGCCGCGTGATCACAAGAGCATTGCTTGATATATCGGCCTTGAACACTTCCTGGGATAAAATCTTAGAGTCATATCTCGGGTAAACAACAATTGTCTCAACACCATGTTGTTTCAAGGCCTTGGCTACTTGTACGATTCGACGTGCAGGGCCTCCAAAACGGC
This window harbors:
- a CDS encoding polysaccharide biosynthesis protein produces the protein MFDNKVLLITGGTGTFGNAVLRRFLDTNIGEIRIFSRDEKKQDDMRHQYPNPNLRFYIGNVRNESSLKDALRGVDFVFHAAALKQVPSCEFFPVEALKTNAMGTEYMLRAAMEAYVKRVIVLSTDKAVYPINAMGISKAMMEKIAVAKSRVANGDTVISCTRYGNVMASRGSVIPLFIRQIQNSEPLTLTDPNMTRFMMTIEDAVELVIYAFQHGNPGDIFVQKSPSCTIGVLAEAIKRLLNADNPIKVIGTRHGEKLYETLLNREEMSVAEDLGGYYRVPADNRNLNYSVYFDEGREEIALKQDYNSHNTVLLNVDEMCDLLLKLECIKKAIRGEKIDD
- a CDS encoding NAD-dependent epimerase/dehydratase family protein, which produces MNILVTGANGFIGRNLIINLKRLNDCEISEYDIDSNYDDLKAFLIKADVIVHLAGVNRPERDNEFRKGNSLFSQHICNILCEIKRQPLIIFASSIQAELDNPYGISKRIAEQEFFRLKENYNVPVAVFRLPGVFGKWCRPNYNSVVATFCYNIARGLPITIFDPNHKIDLVYIDDVIRSFIDVINHEYTETGNNFYSVKPVYNISLKDLADTIQSFRDSRTSLKLPDFNDRIEKCLYATYLSYMQEDDFAYSLEQRIDQRGELAELLKSDFAGQIFVSRTRPGITRGDHYHDTKVEKFAVLDGEAVIRFRQIYTNEIIEYPVSGKDFKVVDIPPGYTHAIENIGNKDLIVLFWADEIFNPSTPDTFFEPVIKGNKS
- a CDS encoding glycosyltransferase family 4 protein, with product MTIEKQLIHICNVIEEGRFGGPARRIVQVAKALKQHGVETIVVYPRYDSKILSQEVFKADISSNALVITRLSKEKQILAKYIFCFFIEIYCLWRFFRKNTFDLIHVNGSYQFKAAIAARLSGNPVVWHLNDTYAPSILKKVFHCVAPICADGFIIAGKRVFSYYIKGRSLAEKPVQEVHAPVDMTLFDPSNYSEHVRGKNEDVVIGTVSSVNPAKGLEYFVDTAIEVINRCPNVRFLIAGAILNSQKQYFEMIQRKLNNFSEAGKITFCGLIEDVPEFISKLDICLFSSVTEASPTSIWEAMAMAKPIVTTDVGSVNQHLKNGVSGFVVPVRDSNALANRTLDLINQPDLRKKFGKNARRYAVKYLGIDAAAQKHKEIYKIILEKNI